Proteins found in one Erythrobacter sp. KY5 genomic segment:
- a CDS encoding TniQ family protein — MSRWHIRPRPLPRESITSWLIRIAEAKGTKHHSLMKELVPGLEFWTRDSDLVAPPELIEALAVKTGVPLERARCTALSAYEGVLAECISGANQSFMVVPLGVRHRIRKAHGQAFCPQCLAEETAYLPLTWRLRLFPTCTRHGTILMDACLDCGAPYQPHRGGMRLCDRCALDLTTLEARTADPNVLTLQAHNELVLDGCAVAWPYLNGTHPIAFFAMELALFRAIVSRGWGSRVRDALQPSIGTLEFEYRAKTPSIRAMTTISAHNAMRGVERLLRGWPFGLVGLCGEARAWASWIVPEETGVQTPFALRDALDTYLRPGSSNAR; from the coding sequence GTGAGCCGCTGGCATATCCGTCCCCGCCCTTTGCCCCGGGAATCGATCACCTCATGGCTGATCCGTATCGCAGAGGCAAAGGGCACCAAGCACCATTCGCTGATGAAGGAACTCGTGCCTGGGCTCGAATTCTGGACTAGGGATAGTGACCTCGTCGCACCGCCAGAGCTTATCGAAGCTCTGGCGGTGAAGACGGGTGTGCCGCTCGAACGCGCACGGTGCACTGCCCTAAGCGCTTATGAGGGTGTGCTCGCCGAGTGCATCTCGGGCGCGAACCAATCCTTCATGGTCGTACCGCTCGGTGTGCGCCACCGAATTCGGAAGGCGCACGGTCAGGCTTTTTGTCCTCAGTGTCTGGCCGAAGAGACGGCCTATCTTCCTCTGACCTGGCGCTTGCGGCTGTTTCCGACATGTACACGGCACGGCACAATACTGATGGATGCTTGCCTCGACTGCGGTGCGCCCTACCAGCCCCATAGAGGCGGTATGCGACTTTGCGACCGCTGCGCTCTTGATCTGACGACGCTCGAAGCGCGGACCGCCGATCCGAACGTTCTCACACTGCAGGCGCATAATGAATTGGTCCTCGACGGATGTGCCGTGGCGTGGCCGTATCTGAACGGCACGCATCCGATCGCTTTTTTCGCCATGGAGCTGGCGCTCTTCCGCGCGATTGTATCGCGAGGTTGGGGCAGCCGGGTCCGCGATGCTTTGCAACCATCGATCGGCACGCTCGAATTTGAATACAGGGCGAAAACCCCCAGTATCCGCGCGATGACCACCATCTCCGCACATAATGCGATGCGCGGCGTGGAGCGGCTACTTAGGGGCTGGCCGTTCGGGCTTGTCGGCCTGTGCGGTGAAGCGCGTGCGTGGGCGAGCTGGATTGTGCCCGAGGAAACCGGTGTGCAAACGCCATTCGCTCTTCGTGACGCTCTCGACACCTATCTACGGCCCGGATCCTCAAACGCGCGCTAG